One segment of Glaciihabitans arcticus DNA contains the following:
- a CDS encoding ROK family transcriptional regulator: MARQPVSPRAPGDVRGNNLDVVRRHNLSIVLGLVHAEGSVSRAELTRRTSLNRSTIAALVAELVQLGLVLETEPDATNQVGRPSLVIVPSDKLVAISVYPELDAVTIGLVALGHRVLRTVRYDNVRVPSAREVVNIVGAVVAGMRGELDERFRVAGIGVAVPGLVGVSDGVVSLAPHLDWHNEPLADMLQEATGYPVWAANDATAGAIAEARFGSGRGVDDLIYLNGGASGIGGGVVSSGTLLGGASGFAGELGHTLVNSEGELCHCGATGCLETEVRRAPLLDALGLAPGQAAALDETLVAAWAAGPSPELRELVERQLRFLGVALAGFTNMFNPRLIVLGGFLGSLLEVSGDGLLEAVRGRAIIGSRDNVEITRSTFGSNLLMIGAAELALAGVLADPAG; this comes from the coding sequence ATGGCTCGACAGCCCGTTTCACCGCGCGCCCCCGGGGATGTACGCGGAAACAACCTCGATGTTGTTCGTCGCCACAATCTCTCGATCGTGCTGGGTCTTGTGCACGCCGAGGGCTCCGTCTCGCGCGCTGAACTCACGCGCCGCACTTCGTTGAACCGCTCTACCATCGCCGCTCTTGTCGCCGAGCTCGTGCAGCTCGGTCTTGTTCTCGAGACAGAACCTGACGCCACCAACCAGGTCGGCCGTCCGAGCCTCGTCATCGTGCCGAGCGACAAGCTCGTCGCGATCTCTGTCTATCCCGAACTCGACGCCGTCACCATCGGCCTCGTCGCCCTCGGCCACCGCGTGCTGCGCACCGTGCGATACGACAACGTGCGCGTTCCCTCGGCTCGCGAGGTGGTCAATATCGTGGGCGCCGTGGTGGCGGGCATGCGCGGCGAGCTCGACGAGCGCTTCCGGGTTGCGGGTATCGGCGTCGCCGTGCCCGGACTCGTGGGCGTCAGCGACGGGGTCGTGAGCCTCGCGCCGCACCTCGACTGGCACAACGAGCCGCTCGCCGACATGCTGCAGGAGGCGACCGGCTACCCGGTCTGGGCCGCCAACGACGCGACGGCGGGAGCGATCGCCGAGGCCCGCTTCGGTTCCGGTCGCGGCGTCGACGACCTCATCTACCTCAACGGCGGAGCGAGTGGCATCGGCGGTGGCGTCGTCTCGAGCGGCACCCTGCTCGGTGGCGCCTCGGGCTTTGCCGGCGAGCTCGGCCACACCCTCGTCAACAGCGAGGGCGAGCTGTGCCACTGCGGTGCGACGGGATGCCTCGAAACCGAGGTACGGCGCGCGCCCCTGCTCGACGCTCTCGGTCTCGCTCCCGGCCAGGCCGCAGCCCTCGACGAGACTCTCGTCGCCGCCTGGGCCGCCGGGCCATCGCCGGAGCTCAGAGAGCTCGTCGAACGACAACTGCGTTTTCTCGGTGTGGCGCTCGCAGGCTTCACGAATATGTTCAACCCCCGACTCATCGTGCTCGGCGGATTCCTCGGCAGCCTGCTCGAGGTCTCCGGCGACGGGCTTCTCGAGGCCGTGCGCGGGCGGGCCATCATCGGATCACGCGACAACGTGGAGATCACCCGCTCGACCTTCGGCTCCAACCTGCTGATGATCGGCGCGGCCGAACTGGCACTCGCCGGAGTGCTCGCAGACCCCGCCGGATAA